The Peribacillus sp. FSL P2-0133 genome has a segment encoding these proteins:
- a CDS encoding DUF2515 family protein: MRMLKTEKQLLHSIKAQTAKGNRDNISRTKAYEQFFRMHPEIQWSFLAGMVSRNAGWNMCDLEGIWFSHLLGLKYRHHLFLTYEEANWRIFQDAYPQLLLYHYSTKYGRPLFHLCHYFFITKFMKNEWYSFWKHGDREKLVTALIINEQNIIEEPVIKKQSFVFHSLLFFLQDWMHFSTVLFPTCNGELYGSSVSHFRNIDKRIELGKRLAGLLFSEDLFPRFFEFSCRTEPTGARYDYEQYRKKPRYHETPMLRGVYPVIHHRAGETEQWDMKKRVKKKWFIEPKWEEEPYLTDWYDHKQKQLHTAAIIKNLIL; encoded by the coding sequence ATGCGAATGTTAAAGACGGAAAAGCAATTGCTCCATTCCATAAAAGCCCAAACCGCTAAAGGGAATAGGGATAATATATCAAGAACAAAAGCATATGAACAATTTTTTAGAATGCATCCAGAAATACAATGGTCTTTTTTAGCTGGGATGGTTTCTAGGAATGCAGGCTGGAATATGTGTGATCTTGAAGGAATTTGGTTTTCCCATTTGCTTGGCCTTAAATATAGGCATCACTTATTCCTAACGTATGAAGAAGCCAACTGGAGAATATTCCAAGATGCGTATCCGCAATTACTTCTCTATCATTATTCGACGAAGTATGGACGTCCTTTGTTTCACTTATGTCATTATTTTTTTATTACCAAATTCATGAAGAACGAATGGTATTCCTTTTGGAAACATGGAGATCGTGAAAAATTAGTCACTGCGCTTATCATAAATGAACAAAACATCATTGAAGAACCGGTTATTAAAAAGCAATCTTTCGTTTTTCATTCTCTATTATTTTTCCTGCAGGACTGGATGCATTTTAGCACCGTTTTATTTCCAACTTGCAATGGAGAACTGTATGGCTCGTCGGTTTCGCATTTTAGAAATATAGATAAAAGGATTGAATTGGGGAAAAGGTTGGCTGGCCTTTTGTTTTCTGAAGATTTGTTTCCGCGCTTTTTTGAATTTTCCTGCAGGACTGAACCAACGGGTGCCAGATATGATTATGAACAATATCGAAAAAAGCCTAGGTACCATGAAACCCCGATGCTGAGGGGCGTATATCCTGTGATTCATCATCGAGCAGGGGAGACAGAGCAATGGGATATGAAAAAAAGGGTTAAAAAAAAATGGTTTATTGAACCCAAATGGGAAGAAGAGCCGTATTTGACCGATTGGTATGACCATAAACAAAAGCAGCTGCACACGGCAGCAATAATCAAAAATTTGATTTTATAA
- a CDS encoding YppE family protein, translated as MQKEKMQLLTEQLIQYAVNADEIYEGVRKEGKEKDFFSEVKPFADLVRTACIEWETGMKEWMKETEFRHLFPEQIEQTAHNLSDVAVQAFFPKTSYKRFKSHVQSVEFILNNVKTEIDRILS; from the coding sequence GTGCAAAAAGAAAAAATGCAGCTATTAACAGAACAATTAATACAATATGCGGTCAATGCGGATGAGATTTATGAGGGTGTACGCAAGGAAGGAAAGGAAAAGGATTTCTTTTCGGAAGTCAAGCCGTTTGCAGACCTGGTCAGGACCGCATGCATCGAATGGGAAACCGGAATGAAGGAGTGGATGAAAGAAACCGAATTCAGGCATCTTTTCCCCGAGCAAATCGAACAAACCGCCCATAACCTTTCTGATGTGGCCGTTCAGGCATTTTTTCCTAAAACAAGTTATAAGCGATTTAAAAGCCACGTCCAATCGGTCGAATTCATCCTTAATAATGTAAAAACGGAAATCGATCGGATTTTATCATAA
- a CDS encoding YppG family protein, translating to MMRSGFNQISPNQGQFPQPMPEYWGGYQQPMPYPPPNNHNLEQSFMYPYHLQDTGGYMTPYHDPYQQAAYHPFQQVQQQAMPVGAYPGNSVMQPMAQMHPIQSNQQPQAFSPFANPLQPAKRPPQSQQQAHNPYPKQQFMQKPQPSGFKSVMNQFKTQDGSMDITKMMNTAGQMMNTVSQVSSMVKGVGGFFKA from the coding sequence ATGATGAGATCCGGTTTTAACCAAATCTCCCCAAATCAAGGACAGTTTCCTCAACCAATGCCGGAATATTGGGGAGGGTACCAACAGCCAATGCCGTATCCTCCGCCAAATAATCATAATCTTGAACAATCATTTATGTATCCATATCATCTCCAGGATACAGGGGGCTATATGACGCCATATCATGATCCTTATCAGCAGGCTGCCTATCATCCATTCCAACAAGTCCAGCAGCAGGCGATGCCTGTGGGTGCTTATCCGGGCAACAGTGTAATGCAGCCAATGGCACAAATGCACCCAATCCAGTCCAATCAACAGCCGCAAGCTTTTAGTCCGTTCGCCAATCCGTTACAGCCAGCTAAAAGACCTCCGCAAAGTCAGCAGCAGGCCCATAATCCATATCCTAAGCAGCAGTTCATGCAAAAACCCCAGCCATCGGGTTTCAAATCGGTCATGAATCAATTCAAAACACAAGATGGCTCCATGGATATAACGAAGATGATGAATACAGCCGGACAAATGATGAATACTGTTTCTCAAGTATCTTCAATGGTCAAAGGTGTAGGGGGCTTCTTCAAAGCTTAG
- the recU gene encoding Holliday junction resolvase RecU, translating to MAFHYPNGRKFVPQAMEEKKSPLKKISYSNRGKTLEDDLNETNQYYLAHGIAVIHKKPTPIQIVDVHYPKRSAAVIKEAYFKQASTTDYNGVYKGKYIDFEAKETKNSSSFPLKNFHDHQIEHMKHIVQHDGIAFVIIRFSAMEDIYLMSSEQLSFYWKRMKEGGRKSITLQEVESSSRKITLGFQPRIDYIKVVDSLIAENF from the coding sequence GTGGCATTTCATTATCCCAATGGACGAAAGTTTGTACCGCAGGCTATGGAAGAAAAGAAAAGCCCACTAAAAAAAATCAGTTACAGCAACCGGGGAAAAACATTGGAAGACGATTTGAACGAAACCAATCAGTATTATTTAGCACACGGCATTGCCGTCATCCATAAAAAACCGACACCCATTCAAATTGTCGATGTCCACTATCCGAAAAGAAGTGCTGCAGTCATTAAAGAGGCTTATTTCAAACAAGCATCGACCACCGATTACAATGGTGTTTATAAAGGAAAGTACATTGATTTTGAAGCAAAGGAAACGAAAAACAGCAGTTCGTTCCCTTTGAAGAATTTTCATGACCATCAAATTGAACATATGAAACATATCGTTCAGCATGACGGAATTGCGTTTGTCATCATCCGGTTTTCCGCAATGGAAGATATATATCTAATGAGTTCTGAACAACTGAGTTTTTATTGGAAAAGAATGAAAGAAGGCGGACGCAAATCTATAACTCTTCAAGAGGTTGAAAGCAGTTCACGAAAGATTACTCTTGGCTTTCAACCGAGAATTGACTATATTAAAGTAGTAGATTCGCTCATCGCAGAAAATTTTTAG
- a CDS encoding ribonuclease H-like domain-containing protein, with amino-acid sequence MSLKNKLNRMKTHMNLGEHPTPVKEDDQTVNEEIPYYEKWLENDTVSFHFDGDYCFIREVRYPINHKHGLYAFSELKKVVKEWNQTSLEHPLSARGVKSEDLFFFDTETTGLGGGAGNTIFLLGYAYLEGEEVVVKQHILPQPGSEIPLYQSFLENINYETLVTYNGKSFDWPQLKTRHTLIKEHVPKLPEFGHFDLYHASRRLWKNKLERVKLSAVETDILGVYREDDIPGYLAPMIYFDFVERKNPEILFGIMKHNELDILSLITLYIHLSRKILQIDGYTEESMEIARWLAYLGKKEESVETYQKILEAGNEEDRIIAGHALAFQKKKQKLFNEALEIWKEAALKGNVQIRIQAQIECAKLYEHQFKDVGLALKCSIIALQEMVSEGTLPGKKQSELEKRIHRLEKKEQSKGISI; translated from the coding sequence ATGTCCTTAAAAAATAAATTGAACCGTATGAAAACGCATATGAACCTAGGGGAACATCCTACTCCTGTAAAAGAAGATGACCAGACAGTGAATGAAGAAATTCCTTACTATGAAAAGTGGCTGGAGAATGATACCGTTTCCTTTCATTTCGATGGTGACTATTGTTTCATTAGGGAAGTCCGCTACCCTATAAATCACAAACACGGGTTATATGCATTTTCCGAGCTGAAAAAGGTTGTAAAAGAGTGGAATCAAACTTCATTGGAGCATCCACTATCCGCTAGGGGCGTTAAAAGTGAAGATCTGTTTTTCTTCGATACGGAAACAACAGGGCTTGGAGGTGGAGCCGGCAATACCATTTTTTTACTTGGCTATGCATATTTAGAAGGTGAAGAAGTAGTCGTAAAGCAACATATCCTTCCGCAGCCTGGAAGTGAAATCCCGCTTTATCAAAGCTTTCTGGAAAACATCAATTATGAAACACTTGTCACATATAATGGTAAATCCTTTGATTGGCCCCAGCTAAAAACCAGACATACCTTGATAAAAGAGCATGTACCAAAACTACCGGAATTCGGACATTTCGATTTATATCATGCTTCAAGACGCCTTTGGAAAAACAAATTGGAACGAGTGAAATTATCAGCAGTCGAAACAGATATTCTAGGTGTTTATAGGGAGGATGATATTCCTGGATATTTGGCGCCGATGATTTATTTTGATTTTGTTGAGCGGAAGAATCCGGAAATTCTGTTTGGAATCATGAAGCATAATGAATTGGATATCTTATCACTGATCACATTGTATATTCATTTATCCCGAAAAATCCTCCAAATCGATGGATATACGGAAGAGTCCATGGAAATTGCACGATGGCTCGCTTATTTGGGAAAAAAAGAGGAGTCAGTTGAGACATATCAAAAAATATTGGAAGCAGGAAATGAGGAAGATCGGATAATCGCTGGCCATGCCTTAGCCTTCCAGAAAAAGAAGCAAAAACTATTCAATGAAGCTTTGGAGATTTGGAAGGAAGCCGCCTTAAAAGGAAATGTGCAAATAAGGATACAGGCACAGATTGAATGTGCAAAATTATATGAACATCAATTTAAAGACGTCGGTCTTGCTCTAAAATGTTCAATAATCGCACTTCAAGAGATGGTGAGCGAAGGGACCCTGCCAGGGAAAAAACAATCGGAATTGGAAAAGAGGATCCATCGGCTCGAAAAGAAAGAGCAATCTAAGGGTATTTCTATATAA
- a CDS encoding alpha/beta hydrolase yields the protein MTDGKLSYIDTGKGNETLLFIHGFCGSHEYWSDIIAELKGEYRIIAVDLRGHGASEEIDGSFSIEDMAADIASFLEELEIGQVYMFGHSLGGYITLAFAERFPGKLSGFSLVHSTAFPDDETGKAGRLKSVEKIESEGIPAFIDGLIPKLFANSDDPNIDHIKEIGYKTSEIGAIGSLHAMRNRIDRNHVLKDTELPVLLVAGEQDKVIPVDKTFSVKGSHINEVILKGSGHMGMLEAPSRLIEEIIRFVEKN from the coding sequence ATGACAGATGGCAAGCTTTCTTACATAGACACCGGGAAAGGTAATGAAACATTGTTGTTTATCCATGGGTTTTGCGGAAGCCATGAATATTGGAGTGACATCATTGCTGAATTAAAGGGTGAATACCGGATTATTGCCGTTGATTTACGGGGGCATGGTGCAAGTGAGGAAATAGATGGATCTTTCTCGATTGAAGATATGGCTGCTGATATTGCTTCATTTTTGGAAGAACTGGAAATCGGGCAGGTCTATATGTTTGGTCATTCGCTTGGGGGATATATCACCTTGGCATTCGCAGAAAGGTTTCCTGGGAAATTGTCTGGTTTTTCATTGGTACATTCCACCGCTTTCCCGGACGATGAGACTGGAAAGGCTGGGCGCTTAAAGTCTGTCGAGAAAATCGAAAGTGAGGGAATCCCCGCTTTCATTGACGGACTTATACCAAAGCTTTTCGCTAATTCCGATGATCCTAATATTGACCATATAAAGGAAATCGGATATAAAACAAGTGAAATTGGTGCAATAGGGTCTTTACATGCTATGAGGAACAGAATTGACAGAAATCATGTACTCAAAGATACGGAGTTGCCAGTCCTATTGGTTGCAGGTGAACAGGATAAGGTGATTCCCGTTGATAAAACCTTCTCTGTAAAAGGGAGCCATATCAATGAAGTTATACTTAAGGGCAGCGGCCATATGGGAATGTTGGAAGCTCCAAGCAGGCTAATCGAAGAAATCATTCGCTTTGTCGAGAAGAATTAA
- a CDS encoding PBP1A family penicillin-binding protein: protein MAEKYNTREERRKQGQTQKKGQNKGPKKPTNMLKRIFLILVTIGIIGLVAGGAAMAYFISDAPKLDEKLLKDPVTSKILDENGKLLAEIGKENRDYVNYEDIPDLVEEAFLATEDSRFYEHHGVDFLRLGSAVIANFKNGFGSEGASTLTQQVIKRSYLTPDKTIKRKVQEMWLSIQLERKYTKEEIFEMYVNKIFFANRANGILTASQTYYGKDLNELKLNEAAMLVGLPQSPSRYDPYKHPERAKERRDIVLHLMNKHGYITETEMKDAQSIDITEGLQEIDKSQIDTTAYDAFIDLVIEEVGDMGDYNVFTDGLEIQTTIDKDAQEYVYNMLNSDEIINYPSKDLQAGVTLLDTETGEIKAVGGGRNTTVKRGWNYATDAKRSPGSTIKPILDYGPAVEYLNWSTYQQIKDEEYKYSNGTPLKNASGRHYGTVTTREALARSLNIPALKTLQAVGLDRARDFATDLGIPFDKEITESAALGGGKDVSTLELAGAYSSFGNNGIYNEPHSVKKIVLRDKTTIKNKTESKPVMKDSTAFIVTDMLKSVMKEPYGTGRLANIPSLPVAGKTGSTNFTPEQRAANNIPSSGVKDSWMAGYTTNYTVAVWAGYDNASGEQMEYLGESSQRIPKFIFKNLMEHMAQSKETKDFDQPDSVVKVGVIKGSNPAVKANEYTPSSKITYEYYVKGHEPTQVTTEYEKIDSPGINASYNQESNEINLSWSYPRGNGNTQFEVKMSVDGGAQSVLKKSKDTSLTIPNPTPGSKYTFSVVALVDNQQSDPASTSVKIPAEVEVPEGTEDEKIEDPAEGENPEQETPAEGEEDKQDKDKDKNNNGENSENGNNDNNGNNGNGNNDNNGNGNGNGNNTDDGNGNKGDEDVEGGDDVTDPGTVEEEKPVETPEPDPNPDPDPNKDTE, encoded by the coding sequence ATGGCTGAAAAATATAATACTAGAGAAGAACGCCGAAAGCAGGGGCAGACTCAAAAAAAGGGACAGAATAAAGGTCCTAAAAAGCCAACCAATATGCTTAAGCGAATTTTCCTTATACTTGTTACAATCGGAATAATAGGCCTTGTTGCCGGTGGAGCTGCAATGGCTTACTTTATAAGCGACGCTCCAAAACTTGACGAAAAGCTTTTGAAAGATCCGGTCACATCCAAGATTCTCGATGAAAATGGTAAATTGCTAGCTGAAATCGGAAAGGAAAACCGGGATTATGTAAATTATGAAGATATTCCCGATTTAGTCGAAGAAGCTTTCCTGGCAACGGAAGATTCACGTTTTTATGAACACCACGGGGTCGATTTCTTACGTCTGGGCAGTGCCGTCATAGCTAACTTCAAAAACGGATTCGGCTCAGAGGGTGCAAGTACATTGACCCAGCAGGTTATCAAGCGTTCTTATTTAACACCTGATAAGACCATTAAAAGGAAAGTCCAGGAAATGTGGCTATCCATTCAGCTTGAAAGAAAATATACAAAAGAAGAAATTTTCGAAATGTATGTGAATAAGATATTCTTTGCAAACCGCGCCAACGGGATCTTAACTGCATCGCAAACTTATTATGGAAAAGATCTTAACGAATTGAAATTGAACGAAGCGGCCATGCTTGTAGGTTTACCGCAAAGCCCAAGCAGGTATGACCCGTATAAACACCCTGAACGTGCGAAAGAACGCCGTGATATTGTTCTGCACTTAATGAATAAACATGGATATATCACCGAAACAGAAATGAAAGATGCACAAAGCATCGATATAACTGAAGGGCTTCAAGAAATCGATAAGAGCCAAATCGATACGACCGCATACGATGCATTCATCGATTTGGTAATTGAGGAAGTCGGGGATATGGGTGACTATAACGTCTTTACCGACGGTTTGGAAATCCAAACGACCATTGATAAAGATGCCCAAGAATATGTCTATAACATGTTGAACAGTGATGAAATCATCAATTATCCAAGTAAAGATCTCCAAGCAGGAGTCACATTACTCGATACAGAAACTGGTGAAATTAAAGCAGTGGGCGGCGGCAGGAACACGACGGTTAAACGCGGCTGGAATTATGCAACGGATGCCAAGCGGTCACCTGGTTCGACCATTAAGCCGATTCTGGATTATGGTCCTGCCGTGGAATATTTAAACTGGTCCACCTACCAACAAATCAAGGATGAGGAATATAAATACAGTAATGGAACACCGCTTAAAAATGCTTCAGGACGACATTATGGTACTGTAACCACTCGTGAAGCACTGGCACGGTCATTAAATATTCCTGCCTTAAAAACGCTTCAAGCAGTCGGATTGGACCGGGCACGTGATTTTGCCACTGACCTTGGCATTCCTTTTGACAAGGAAATTACCGAATCGGCAGCATTGGGCGGCGGTAAGGATGTTTCTACACTTGAACTTGCCGGTGCATACAGTTCATTCGGAAACAACGGTATCTATAATGAACCGCATAGTGTGAAAAAGATTGTTTTACGTGATAAAACAACCATCAAAAATAAGACGGAATCAAAGCCTGTCATGAAAGATTCAACAGCTTTCATCGTGACGGACATGTTGAAAAGCGTAATGAAAGAACCTTATGGAACAGGAAGGTTAGCCAATATACCTAGTCTCCCGGTAGCCGGTAAAACAGGTTCAACCAACTTCACGCCTGAACAGCGTGCAGCGAACAACATCCCATCTTCCGGTGTAAAAGACAGCTGGATGGCGGGTTATACAACGAATTATACAGTCGCGGTTTGGGCTGGTTATGATAATGCATCTGGTGAGCAAATGGAATATCTGGGTGAATCATCTCAAAGGATCCCTAAATTCATCTTTAAGAATTTAATGGAACATATGGCTCAATCAAAAGAAACGAAAGACTTTGATCAACCTGACAGTGTTGTGAAGGTTGGAGTCATCAAAGGTTCGAATCCAGCTGTTAAAGCTAATGAATATACACCAAGCAGTAAAATCACTTATGAATATTATGTTAAAGGCCACGAGCCAACACAAGTGACGACAGAATATGAAAAAATCGACTCACCTGGCATTAACGCTTCTTACAACCAGGAAAGCAATGAAATCAATCTATCATGGTCATATCCTAGAGGTAATGGGAATACCCAATTCGAGGTTAAGATGTCCGTGGACGGCGGTGCACAGAGCGTATTAAAAAAATCGAAGGATACTAGTTTAACGATCCCTAATCCAACCCCTGGAAGTAAATATACTTTCTCAGTGGTAGCTCTAGTTGATAACCAACAAAGTGATCCTGCGAGTACATCTGTCAAAATACCTGCTGAAGTGGAAGTCCCTGAGGGTACTGAGGACGAGAAGATTGAAGATCCTGCCGAAGGTGAAAATCCGGAACAAGAAACTCCTGCAGAAGGCGAAGAGGATAAACAAGACAAAGACAAAGACAAAAATAACAATGGCGAAAATAGTGAAAACGGCAATAACGACAATAACGGAAATAATGGAAATGGCAACAATGATAATAATGGTAATGGGAATGGAAATGGCAACAACACTGATGACGGAAATGGCAATAAGGGCGATGAGGACGTCGAAGGCGGGGATGATGTCACTGACCCCGGAACGGTAGAAGAGGAAAAACCAGTCGAAACCCCTGAACCTGACCCTAACCCGGACCCAGATCCAAACAAAGATACGGAATAA
- a CDS encoding DEAD/DEAH box helicase, producing MKLRKNLQEVINDLKTNEDFKDNIVHWQVIEAKEAKHVPFPDAMNDKIKHALELRGINGLYTHQATAFDTAVGGNSLVAVTPTASGKTLCYNLPVLQKILEDKKTRALYIFPTKALSYDQKSELNEMIHEMDAEINSYTYDGDTPSNIRQKIRQAGHIVITNPDMLHSGILPHHTKWVSLFENLKYVVIDELHIYRGVFGSHTANVIRRLKRICKFYGSDPVFICTSATINNPKELAEELTEKQMVLIDNNGAPSGKKHFVFYNPPIVNKPLNIRRSAVLEVRKLANEFLKNKIQTIVFARSRVRVEILLTYLQELVSKQLGPKSIRGYRGGYLPTQRREIEQGLRDGSIYGVVSTNALELGVDIGQLQVCIMTGYPGSISSAWQQAGRAGRRHGEALIVMVGSSSALDQYIVQHPEYFFTRNPETARINPDNLLILVDHVKCAAYELPFKKGDTFGKTEIMDVLEFLTEERVLHLNGDKWHWMNDAFPASNISLRSAAQENVVIIDQTNAPVNRVIGEMDTFSAMTLLHDEAIYLHQGIQFQVEELDWDEKKAYVREVNVDYYTDANLAVQLSVLEVDKQRTFASTAAAFGDVAIRAMPTIFKKIKFETHENIGSGPISLPEMELHTSSAMLSMDPDIFKWDENRIEQGMIGASHALNYMIPLHVMCDPHDIHVYPQVKAAHNEKPTIFIYDSYPGGIGLSDKVYENSEVILLETISMIENCACESGCPSCIGTESATKTAKSDAKQLLGQFCKQKH from the coding sequence ATGAAACTGCGAAAAAATTTACAAGAAGTCATCAATGATTTAAAAACAAATGAGGATTTTAAAGATAATATAGTACATTGGCAAGTAATTGAAGCAAAAGAGGCAAAACATGTACCATTTCCCGATGCAATGAATGATAAAATCAAGCATGCTCTTGAATTACGGGGGATAAATGGATTGTATACCCATCAGGCAACTGCATTTGATACTGCTGTCGGTGGCAATAGCCTTGTAGCGGTCACACCTACTGCTTCTGGAAAAACATTATGCTATAATTTGCCGGTCCTTCAAAAAATACTGGAAGATAAAAAAACTAGGGCGCTTTATATTTTTCCGACAAAAGCGCTGAGTTATGATCAAAAGAGCGAATTGAATGAAATGATTCATGAAATGGATGCTGAGATAAATAGTTATACATACGATGGGGACACACCTTCAAATATCAGGCAAAAAATCCGCCAGGCAGGGCATATCGTGATCACCAATCCTGATATGCTCCATTCCGGTATCCTGCCCCATCATACGAAATGGGTCTCTTTGTTTGAAAACTTGAAGTATGTGGTAATCGATGAACTTCATATTTACCGAGGCGTTTTCGGAAGTCATACAGCCAACGTCATAAGAAGGTTAAAAAGGATCTGCAAGTTTTATGGAAGCGACCCTGTATTCATCTGTACATCCGCTACGATCAATAACCCAAAAGAGTTGGCAGAAGAGCTCACGGAAAAACAAATGGTCCTAATCGATAATAACGGAGCCCCAAGTGGTAAAAAGCATTTTGTGTTTTACAATCCCCCAATAGTAAATAAACCGCTGAACATACGAAGGAGCGCGGTTTTGGAAGTCCGGAAACTAGCAAATGAATTTTTGAAAAATAAAATTCAAACGATCGTTTTTGCGCGAAGCAGGGTTCGTGTGGAAATTCTATTGACATATTTACAGGAACTTGTGTCAAAGCAACTGGGGCCAAAGTCGATCAGGGGCTATCGCGGTGGATATCTGCCAACACAGCGCAGAGAAATTGAACAAGGACTCAGGGATGGTTCCATTTATGGAGTGGTTTCCACAAATGCACTTGAGTTGGGCGTCGATATCGGCCAGCTTCAGGTTTGCATAATGACTGGTTACCCTGGATCCATATCGAGTGCTTGGCAACAGGCGGGACGAGCAGGTAGAAGGCATGGTGAAGCATTGATCGTCATGGTCGGCAGTTCTAGTGCCCTAGATCAATATATCGTACAGCATCCCGAATATTTCTTTACCAGAAATCCAGAAACTGCCAGAATCAATCCGGATAATCTTTTGATCTTGGTTGATCATGTAAAATGTGCAGCATATGAGCTTCCATTTAAAAAAGGCGATACCTTTGGGAAAACAGAGATTATGGACGTTCTTGAATTCCTTACGGAAGAAAGGGTCTTACACTTAAATGGGGACAAATGGCATTGGATGAATGATGCTTTTCCCGCAAGCAATATCAGCCTGCGTTCAGCGGCACAGGAAAATGTCGTGATCATCGACCAAACGAATGCACCGGTTAATCGGGTCATAGGGGAAATGGATACGTTCAGTGCAATGACCCTCCTCCACGATGAAGCCATCTATTTGCACCAGGGAATTCAATTTCAGGTGGAAGAACTTGATTGGGATGAAAAGAAAGCTTATGTACGTGAAGTCAATGTGGACTATTATACGGATGCCAACCTTGCTGTTCAGTTGTCTGTATTGGAAGTCGATAAACAGCGAACTTTCGCTTCCACAGCAGCTGCTTTTGGTGATGTCGCAATCCGGGCGATGCCTACGATCTTCAAAAAAATCAAATTCGAAACTCATGAGAATATTGGTTCAGGACCAATCAGTCTCCCGGAGATGGAACTGCACACGAGTTCAGCCATGCTTTCCATGGATCCCGATATATTTAAGTGGGACGAAAATCGGATAGAACAAGGAATGATAGGTGCCTCCCATGCTCTTAATTACATGATTCCGCTACATGTTATGTGCGATCCGCATGATATTCATGTTTATCCGCAGGTTAAGGCAGCACATAATGAAAAACCGACCATTTTTATCTATGATAGTTATCCGGGAGGCATAGGGTTAAGTGATAAAGTATATGAAAACTCTGAAGTCATTCTGCTTGAAACAATATCAATGATTGAAAATTGCGCTTGTGAAAGCGGCTGTCCTTCCTGTATCGGGACGGAATCCGCAACGAAAACAGCCAAGAGTGATGCCAAACAATTATTGGGTCAATTTTGTAAGCAAAAACATTAA
- a CDS encoding YpoC family protein, with translation MTQSISLKVPKELDHSLFFPEKEPILEKERYAVWSETIPFEAFPYELLYYNNVEAYAPWNKGAMHVKELLEIWKGIDSECSLLFSERKVGQTLGLMKKGIGLFLTAVYWMHGKPVVLNDFRVQIESFNNIPVNMDERLSFILARPAFFHSYRQLSELFREFEKQYVKFMIKNKNSQKNV, from the coding sequence TTGACGCAGTCCATATCATTAAAAGTTCCTAAAGAATTGGACCATTCTTTGTTTTTTCCTGAAAAGGAACCCATCTTGGAAAAAGAGCGATATGCAGTTTGGAGTGAAACGATCCCATTCGAGGCTTTCCCGTATGAGTTACTTTATTATAATAATGTAGAGGCGTATGCTCCTTGGAATAAGGGGGCAATGCATGTAAAGGAACTTCTGGAAATATGGAAGGGAATTGATTCAGAATGCAGTTTGCTATTTTCTGAGCGAAAAGTGGGACAGACATTGGGACTCATGAAGAAGGGGATCGGTTTGTTTTTAACCGCAGTCTACTGGATGCATGGGAAGCCAGTGGTATTGAATGATTTCCGGGTCCAAATAGAATCCTTTAACAATATTCCGGTAAATATGGATGAAAGGCTTTCATTTATCCTTGCAAGACCTGCTTTTTTTCATTCTTATAGACAGCTTAGTGAGTTGTTCCGAGAATTTGAAAAACAATATGTGAAGTTCATGATCAAAAATAAGAACAGCCAAAAAAACGTCTAA
- a CDS encoding Hsp20/alpha crystallin family protein — protein sequence MTSSEKNNNRNRIEPFTHFINKMDRLFSERPPKGMLQSLDEFFGSAKERSFPVDVHETHSEYTLTATLPGIARSQISIDVLSHAVTISAKHVDRKHKNQGLFQKEVSAGTLSRTISFPKPIDEANVTARHRDGILTLNLPKIRGNRIEIH from the coding sequence ATGACCTCTTCTGAAAAAAATAATAATCGGAATCGAATAGAACCCTTTACCCATTTCATTAACAAAATGGATCGGCTGTTTTCCGAGAGGCCCCCTAAAGGCATGCTGCAATCTCTTGACGAGTTCTTCGGTTCGGCGAAAGAACGCAGCTTTCCGGTTGATGTTCACGAAACGCATTCAGAATATACCCTTACAGCCACCCTGCCCGGAATTGCACGCAGCCAAATATCAATTGATGTACTGTCCCATGCCGTAACCATATCTGCAAAGCATGTAGATAGAAAGCATAAAAATCAAGGATTGTTCCAAAAGGAAGTTTCAGCCGGTACTTTATCAAGGACCATTTCCTTTCCAAAGCCGATTGATGAAGCAAATGTGACCGCGCGACATCGCGATGGCATCCTCACGCTTAACCTACCCAAAATCAGAGGGAATCGGATTGAAATTCATTAG